From Dietzia sp. ANT_WB102, a single genomic window includes:
- a CDS encoding glycosyltransferase family 2 protein, whose amino-acid sequence MNGRVDVVIPYYRDQKMLDRILEALRRQTGLDGFGAGGVGLAGVGPGADCFAPALRVIVADDGSPTPPVVPPEVTVVRQDDRGFRASAARHLGAQAGDGDLLLFLDGDTVPAPGYVVTLCAALAGNPDLLVVGRRRYGRFADTPPGAEPALEPEEILPDPTWPAAFYAETAGLTRGEDLWRGVLSAVCGLSRRLYDLAGGFDPDVVGYGGEDWELAWRCEQAGGRLRYVPDAVAWHDGPDWAGRAVCGDHSEATARLAAELARKNAESARLAGLIASPLTRPASGIFALPSIAVHVHAAGPAFTGTGSTAATCLSLLDWGDVSVTVDPATPDAAMIAELFADDPRVNLGGRSSSWQERAPGAGPRRRPPVLVDVLRPCTLGSLDPRRLRALCPPVGGVTLNDDEGRGLARIRSARAVAREQEWGEQPPGEASIPASDVGVRGAGGDGAGVRLEQVLGGW is encoded by the coding sequence GTGAACGGCCGTGTGGACGTGGTGATCCCGTACTACCGGGACCAGAAGATGCTCGACCGCATCCTGGAGGCGCTGCGACGCCAGACCGGCCTAGATGGGTTCGGCGCCGGCGGAGTCGGGCTCGCTGGGGTCGGGCCCGGGGCGGACTGCTTCGCGCCGGCGTTGCGGGTGATCGTCGCGGACGACGGCTCGCCGACCCCGCCGGTCGTCCCGCCCGAGGTGACGGTCGTGCGCCAGGATGACCGCGGTTTTCGTGCCTCCGCCGCCCGCCACCTCGGTGCGCAGGCCGGCGACGGCGACCTCCTGCTGTTCCTCGACGGTGACACCGTGCCCGCCCCCGGCTACGTCGTTACCCTGTGCGCGGCACTGGCGGGCAACCCGGATCTGCTGGTGGTGGGTCGTCGCCGGTACGGCCGGTTCGCCGACACCCCGCCCGGGGCCGAGCCCGCGCTCGAGCCGGAGGAGATTCTTCCCGACCCGACCTGGCCCGCGGCCTTCTACGCCGAGACCGCAGGTCTCACCCGCGGCGAGGATCTGTGGCGCGGGGTGTTGTCCGCGGTGTGCGGACTATCCCGCCGCCTCTACGACCTGGCGGGCGGATTCGATCCGGACGTCGTGGGCTACGGCGGTGAGGACTGGGAACTGGCGTGGCGCTGCGAACAGGCCGGCGGCCGCTTGCGCTACGTACCCGACGCGGTGGCCTGGCACGACGGGCCGGACTGGGCCGGCCGCGCGGTCTGCGGAGACCACTCGGAGGCCACGGCGCGCCTCGCCGCGGAACTCGCCCGGAAGAACGCCGAATCCGCGCGACTGGCCGGTCTCATCGCATCGCCCCTCACCCGCCCGGCCAGCGGGATCTTCGCCCTGCCGTCGATCGCGGTCCACGTCCACGCCGCCGGGCCCGCCTTCACGGGAACGGGCTCCACCGCCGCGACCTGCCTCTCCCTGCTGGACTGGGGCGACGTATCCGTGACCGTCGATCCCGCCACACCCGACGCCGCGATGATCGCCGAGCTCTTCGCCGACGACCCCCGGGTGAACCTCGGAGGGCGAAGTTCATCGTGGCAGGAGAGGGCGCCGGGGGCGGGTCCTCGTCGTCGTCCCCCCGTCCTCGTCGACGTCCTGCGTCCCTGCACGCTCGGGTCGCTCGACCCGCGGCGCCTGCGCGCGCTGTGTCCCCCCGTGGGAGGCGTGACCCTGAACGACGACGAGGGCCGCGGTCTCGCGCGAATCCGCAGTGCGCGGGCGGTGGCGCGGGAGCAGGAATGGGGTGAGCAACCACCCGGGGAGGCTTCGATCCCGGCGTCGGACGTCGGGGTCCGCGGTGCCGGTGGCGACGGTGCAGGCGTGCGGCTCGAGCAAGTACTCGGTGGTTGGTGA